The Thermodesulfobacteriota bacterium genome contains the following window.
CCTCGGCGGTGGTCTTGCCGGGCTGTCGAAGCGCCACCAGGGCCTTGACGCTCTCACCGAACACCGGATGGGGCACGCCGATTACGGCGCACTCGCGCACGTTGGGGTGGGCGTAGAGCACCTCCTCCACCTCCCGAGGCCACACCTTGAGGCCCGCCGAGTCGATCATGTCCTTCAGGCGGTCCACGATGAAGACGTACCCCTCCTCGTCCATGTACCCGATGTCGCCCGACCGCAGCCATCCGTCCACCACCGCCTCGGCCGTTGCCTCGGGCTTGCGGTAGTACTCTTTCATGACGTTGGGCCCCTTGATCCAGATCTCCCCCAGGCCCTTCCGGGGAACTTCGTCGCCCTCGGGGTCGGCGATCCGAATCTCCACGTTCATCACGGCCGTCCCCACCGAGCCCTCTTTGTGGCGGAACTCGTGGTTGTACGTGGAAAACGGCGTGGTCTCGGTGAGCCCGTAGCCCTCCACCACCGTGAGGCCGAAGCGCTCCTTCCATCGGCGGGCGACCTCCCCGGGCATGGAGGACGCGGCCGAGAAGCTGTAGCGCACCGTCTGCATCGCCGCGTCGGCCCGGGGATCGTTGAGCACCATGATGTAGATGGCGGGCACCGCGTACCACCGGGTGATCCGGTCGCGCTGGAGACTCTCCAGGATCGCGTCGAGCTCGAACTTCTTGTGAAGGACCAGGGTGCAGGCGGCCTGAACCACCGAGTTGAAAATGAAGTTCTGGGCAAACGAGTGATAGATCGGGAGGAAGCAGATGGCCCGGTCCTCGGTGCGCATGTCGCACATATACTTGGTGGCGTTGGTGTTGGACACCACGTTGCCGTGGGTGAGCACGACCCCCTTGGGCTTGCCGGTGGTTCCCGAGGTGTAGATGATCGCCGCCCCGTCGTCGCGGTCGGTGTACACCGTGGGGAGGTCCGGCGAGCCCGACGCCAGGAGCTCGGCCCACTGCCGGTCGCCGCTCACGCCGTCCACGCTCACCACGGTGCGCACGGCGGGGATGCGGTCCCGGGCCGGGACCTGGGGGAGGAGCCCCTCCTCGGTCACCAGCAACACCCCCTCGCTGTCGTTGACCATGTAGGCCACTTCGTCGGCCTTGCTCATGCTCGAGATCGAGACGCACACGGCCCCGATCTTCTGACATGCGTAGTAGGCGAGGATGAACTCCGGGCAATTGGTGAGGAACACGCAGACCTTGTCGCCGCGGTTCACCCCGAGGGACCGCAGGGCGTTGCCGAGACGGCACGCTTCCTCCCAGAACCGCCGGTAGGTCCAGACCTGTCCGCCATGGACGATGGCTTCGTTGTCGGGGAAGAAGAGCCGGTTTCGATCCAGGGCGTCGGCGATGTTCATGCGGGTTGCTCCTGTCGCGCAAAGGAGGCCCCGGAACGGCGGTGACTTTTCGCCGGGGCCCATTCAAGAAATTACCGCCCCTCCAACGAGGGGAACCGCTGTCTTGCTGCCATATCCGAGAGACGGGGGGGAGTCTACCAACCGCCCGGTAGTTTGTGCAAGTCCGGGGCCAAGACGCGCCACGGGGGCCCCGAAGGGCCCCCGCGGCATGCGGTGGGAACGACACTCGCGGGTCTTCCCGCGGCGGGCGCTCCTCAGCGGTTGGCGGTCTGCCCCAGGGCGATGCCCGCGATGATCGTCTTCTGGATGTTGGAGGTGCCCTCCACCACCTGGTAGGACTTGGCGTCCCGGAAGTACCGCTCGATGGGATACTCCGTGGAGAATCCCCAGGAGCCGTAGATCTTCATCACCTCGTTGGTGGCGTGGACCGCCGCTTCGGCGGCGTAGTACTTGGCGATGGAGGTCTCGAGCTGGTTGGGCTTGCCCTGGTCCTTGAGGTAGGCCGCCCGGTACACCAGGAGCTGGGCGGCGTGGTGCTCGCACACGAGCTCGGCGATGGAGGCCTGGATCATCTGGTACGTGCCGATGGCCTTGCCGAACTGCGTGCGCTCGTTGGCGTACTGGATGCCCAGATCGATGGCCCCGCCGGCGCACCCCAGGGCTCCCGCAGCGCATCCCAGCCGGGTGTTGTTGAGCTGCCACATGCAGATCTTGAAGCCGTCCCCCACCTCCCCGAGAACCGCGTCCTTGGGCACCCGGGCGTCGTCGAAGAGGACCTCGCCGGTGGGCGCACCGTGGAGGCCGAGCTTCGTCTCGATGGCCCGGGTGGTGACCCCCTCGGTCTTCTTCAGGTCGACGAGGAAGCAGGTCATGCCCTTGTACTTGGCGGCCCGGTCCGTGTAGGCATACACGAGACCCACGTCGCCCACGTGGGCGTTGGAGATCCAGGTCTTCTGCCCGTTGAGGATCCAGCAGTCCCCCGCGTCCCGCGCATTGGTCTTCATGCCCGCCACGTCGGAGCCGCTATTGGGCTCGGTGATGGCGAAGTAGCCGATGTTCTCGCCGCTCACCCACCCCGGAATGAGCCGTTCCTTCTGCTCCTCGGTCCCGAACTGCTGCACCGTGAGCGCGGGCCCCAGGTTCTGCATGTTGAACGGAAGCCGCCACGACGGGCTCACCTTGGCGATCTCCTCCGCCAGGAGCGCGCTCTCCAGCAGGCCCATTCCGTTTCCGCCGTACTTCTCGTCGATGCCGCACCCGAAGAAGCCAAGGTCCCCCATCTTCTTCACGCGCTCCAGCGAGAAGCTGTGTACCGCCTCCTCCGCCTCCACGTTCGGCTTGATCTCGTTTTCTGCAAACCGCCTCGCCTGCTCCTGCACCATGCGCTGTTCGGGGGTGAGTTCGAATACCATCGGCCGTCCCTCCTTCGGTGGCTGCTGGCCGGCTTCGGGGCCGGCGTCTCGTCGCGGTCGGGGCAGCCCAAATGCAACATCGGGGCCCCGCCGGAAAAACCCGTCCGGGCGCGCCGCCGCGCCGCCGCCCGCCGGAGACTGCTGGCCAGTGCCAACACATACCGCCGGAAAGGCCCAGAAGCCCGATGTTGTCCCGGCACTACATGTCGCGCTCCCTCTACGCCCCCCCTTCCCCTCCCACGCCGATCCCGTAGCGCGCCATCTTCTCGTAGAGCGTGGTGCGGTGAATGCCCAGGAGCTTGCAGGCCCGGCTCTTGTTGTTTCCCGTCAGGGCCAGCACCCGACGAATGGCTCGGCGCTCGGCCTCGGCCACCGCCTCGCTGAGCAGGGTGGGCGGCGCAGCCCCGGCGGCCCCCTGCGCGGCGTCGGTGAGGAGGGCGGCGGGCAGGTCCTCCAGCCGGATCTTGGGCCCCTTGGCGTTCCACGCCACCCGCTCCACCACGTTTTGGAGCTCCCGCACGTTCCCCGGCCAGCGGTAGGCCTGGAGCGCCCGCATCGCCGGGGGCTCGACCTCCACCCGGCCGGCATAGTCGAACCGCGTGTCGAGGAAGTGGCGCACATAGAGGGGGATGTCTTCCGGGTGCTCCCTCAAGGGGGGGACCCGCAGGAAGAGTTTGTTCAGACGAAAGTACAAGTCGATCCGGAAGCGACCCTGTTCGGTGAGCTCCTTGAGGTCTTCGTTGCTCGCCGCGATGAGCCGGAAGTCCACGTAGCGGATCATGGTACCGCCGACCCGCTCCACTTCCTTTTCCTGGAGCACCCGCAGGAGCTTGGCCTGAATGTCGAGAGGGAGGGACCCGATCTCGTCCAGCAGGATCGTTCCCCCATGGGCCTGCTCGAACTTCCCCACCCGGCCCTTGCGGTCCGCCCCGGAAAACGACCCCGGCTCGTAGCCGAAGAGCTCCGACTCGGCGAGCTCCCGGGGGATGGCCGCACAGTTGAGGCGCACGAAGGGGCCGGCGCCGCGGGGGCTCGCGTTGTGGATCGCGTGGGCAAAGAGCTCCTTGCCCGTGCCGGTCTCCCCCACGAGGAGGACGTCGGCCTCGGAGCGCGCCGCCTTGCGGGCCAGAACGAGCGCTTCGGCCAGCCGCTCGCCGGAGCCCAGGATGTGGTCGAACGTGTACCGGTTCTGCTGGGGCATGGCCCTAAGCTTCTTCTCGTAGGCCGCGACCCGGTCCTCCAGCACCCGCACCATGCGGGTGAGCTTCGAGACCTCCTCCAGGTCCCGAAACATGATGCTCCCCATGGCCCCGATCACCCGGCCGTCCTTGCGGATGGGGATGCGAACGACCACCTTGGTCTTCCCCTGGATCTCCTGCAGGTCCGCCACCTCGGCCCGGCCCGTCTTGCTGACCACGTGAAGCCGGCTCGACGGCACGAGCTCCTGGATCGGCCGCCCCTTGGCGCCGCCCCGAGGCAGCCCGAGGAAGCGCTCGTTCTCCCGGTTCATGTAGACGACCCGGCCTTCCCGGTCCACCACGATGAGCCCCTCGTAGCGGTTGTCCAGAAGGGTCCGCAGGGCCTCCTCGGTCTCTTCCGTTATGCCGTAGGGGCCGAAGGCCTCTTCGAGGACGACGCGGACGCGGTCGAAGTCGGTCATGGACGAGATCCCCTCTCCCCCTCTGCCGGTGGCAACCCGCTAGCTACCACGGGCCGGCGCGCCCCGTAAAGCCCAGGATCCACCACCAAATCTTTGGGGCGGGGTCCGGGAGTCCTGGAGCGCAGCCCCGTGCCGCCTCGGCCGCCCCGCGGCAGAGAGGCCGAAACTGGGGAGGCTCGGCGCGCCGGCTCCGTCGGCGACGCTGCCTTCGAACATCGCGGATTACGGGGCGGAGCGCAAGGGCTCCCCGGACCCGGCTCACCACCCAGGTGGTGGATCGAGGTCAAGCAGCGCTGACGTACGATCGATGGGCGTGAGAATCGGGGCGGGGTCGCGAGGGCGAGGGGAATCTCTTTGTCGCGCAGCCGGGGGCAGACAGGAGAGGCGGTTTTTGAGAGGATAGCGTGGTTTCCGAGTGTTTTGAATGCGGAGCACGCGATGCCAAGTGGCGGGTATGGGCGAGTTCAGCAGGCGGGCCGGGAGGTGAGCACGGAGGAAGTCGAGCTCATCCGGGAGACGCGGCCGCAGCGGCTGAAAAATCTCGGCCGGGTGGTGAACAACACGAGATTTCTCGTGTTTCCGTGGGTGGAGGTGGCGCACCTGGCGAGCCACATCTTGGGGCAAATGGCCCGCCGGGTAGCAGCACTGGTGGTTGCGTTTCTCCCTTGCATCGCTTCCAAAGATGGCGTAGCCTTCCTGTCGTAGAGTCGGGCGGGGGGAGATTCGGCTCGGGTGGCAGGATCGGTATGCAGTCTCTAAGAGGGAGAGGCGACCGTCGCCCCT
Protein-coding sequences here:
- a CDS encoding long-chain fatty acid--CoA ligase yields the protein MNIADALDRNRLFFPDNEAIVHGGQVWTYRRFWEEACRLGNALRSLGVNRGDKVCVFLTNCPEFILAYYACQKIGAVCVSISSMSKADEVAYMVNDSEGVLLVTEEGLLPQVPARDRIPAVRTVVSVDGVSGDRQWAELLASGSPDLPTVYTDRDDGAAIIYTSGTTGKPKGVVLTHGNVVSNTNATKYMCDMRTEDRAICFLPIYHSFAQNFIFNSVVQAACTLVLHKKFELDAILESLQRDRITRWYAVPAIYIMVLNDPRADAAMQTVRYSFSAASSMPGEVARRWKERFGLTVVEGYGLTETTPFSTYNHEFRHKEGSVGTAVMNVEIRIADPEGDEVPRKGLGEIWIKGPNVMKEYYRKPEATAEAVVDGWLRSGDIGYMDEEGYVFIVDRLKDMIDSAGLKVWPREVEEVLYAHPNVRECAVIGVPHPVFGESVKALVALRQPGKTTAEELIAHCKARLADYKAPRIVEFLEELPKNPTGKILKRELRDREVKK
- a CDS encoding acyl-CoA dehydrogenase family protein; protein product: MVFELTPEQRMVQEQARRFAENEIKPNVEAEEAVHSFSLERVKKMGDLGFFGCGIDEKYGGNGMGLLESALLAEEIAKVSPSWRLPFNMQNLGPALTVQQFGTEEQKERLIPGWVSGENIGYFAITEPNSGSDVAGMKTNARDAGDCWILNGQKTWISNAHVGDVGLVYAYTDRAAKYKGMTCFLVDLKKTEGVTTRAIETKLGLHGAPTGEVLFDDARVPKDAVLGEVGDGFKICMWQLNNTRLGCAAGALGCAGGAIDLGIQYANERTQFGKAIGTYQMIQASIAELVCEHHAAQLLVYRAAYLKDQGKPNQLETSIAKYYAAEAAVHATNEVMKIYGSWGFSTEYPIERYFRDAKSYQVVEGTSNIQKTIIAGIALGQTANR
- a CDS encoding sigma 54-interacting transcriptional regulator; its protein translation is MTDFDRVRVVLEEAFGPYGITEETEEALRTLLDNRYEGLIVVDREGRVVYMNRENERFLGLPRGGAKGRPIQELVPSSRLHVVSKTGRAEVADLQEIQGKTKVVVRIPIRKDGRVIGAMGSIMFRDLEEVSKLTRMVRVLEDRVAAYEKKLRAMPQQNRYTFDHILGSGERLAEALVLARKAARSEADVLLVGETGTGKELFAHAIHNASPRGAGPFVRLNCAAIPRELAESELFGYEPGSFSGADRKGRVGKFEQAHGGTILLDEIGSLPLDIQAKLLRVLQEKEVERVGGTMIRYVDFRLIAASNEDLKELTEQGRFRIDLYFRLNKLFLRVPPLREHPEDIPLYVRHFLDTRFDYAGRVEVEPPAMRALQAYRWPGNVRELQNVVERVAWNAKGPKIRLEDLPAALLTDAAQGAAGAAPPTLLSEAVAEAERRAIRRVLALTGNNKSRACKLLGIHRTTLYEKMARYGIGVGGEGGA